From a region of the Haematobia irritans isolate KBUSLIRL chromosome 4, ASM5000362v1, whole genome shotgun sequence genome:
- the MYPT-75D gene encoding myosin phosphatase targeting subunit 75D has product MVKGILINRKSDDGHKAQLKMEHADLVAEMQTVENLPTHERLQLARLRRAQQLKVARQKEKEWLKLQRAKGVNLSALNGLSTTHHFRNGHSAASGKGHISFENSVVLLEAASRNDMQEVAELLQHGITPDAANEDGLTALHQCCIDNNVEMLRLLLEYGANVDAQDSDKWTPLHAAATCGHLDLVRILIDHGANLLAVNTDGNMPYDLCDDENTLDYIEAEMSKRGVTQELIDETRSATERQMLRDLMEVSKSFGDLEQPDEHGATPLHIASANGYMKVVEFLLEQHVNVDALDKDMWSPVHAAACWGHLEVLEMLAQYGADLNIKNKDDETPSDICEDPEIRERIEQLKTEQESKRLAEAQRRRVRRSQSNNTRAQSVRRTSLRDKTLTTKKDAAEETRLRLQAQDVFAVPTPDSTTLDPNGPNEHGLDSTAEWLARSSVTSTHSHHNHSGSGSSITNNNTLKMNNNHRNSYDPSLPADMVDSTTATPSSSSTSTTTMATQYQHSQHSYQPRRPPEGRENDELQMQAFKTNGEKHSTGGGGGNTTTTATSAAVIAATTRTTGQTEAVQIQSSKEAANGKINVQVTVLVDTSSKHHLQHQQQQQPQPQLHHHQNHNQQQHLHMQLHGHGLHNQQQQQQHPQLQHLMDPSAAASSSSPSSPSTSLNPQYLANATTLANLKKQRSLSRSSIFNNCENGSVLGAANTTSHSHHHHQPATSASSSNNNNNNLNNNNLDHQVNNQQLLANNGGLQHPASLIDYNGLTMHDSSLPNDSIAGGGGAHNASVVASSGTSSGGVNKFSGITGDVVSDSTSSKKCCTVM; this is encoded by the exons GCGACGAGCTCAGCAATTAAAGGTGGCCAggcaaaaagaaaaagaatGGCTGAAATTGCAAAGAGCCAAAGGTGTCAATCTGTCCGCCCTCAATGGCTTGAGTACAACGCATCACTTTCGCAATGGCCATAGTGCTGCTTCGGGTAAGGGCCATATATCGTTCGAGAACAGTGTGGTCTTGTTGGAGGCCGCCTCACGCAACGATATGCAGGAAGTGGCCGAATTGCTACAGCATGGCATCACACCGGATGCAGCCAATGAAGATGGTCTAACGGCATTACATCAATGTTGTATTGACAATAATGTCGAGATGTTGAGATTACTTTTGGAATATGGTGCTAATGTCGATGCCCAAGATAGTGATAAATGGACGCCATTGCATGCGGCGGCCACATGTGGGCACCTGGATTTGGTGCGTATCCTAATTGATCATGGTGCTAATCTATTGGCCGTAAATACCGATGGCAATATGCCCTATGATTTGTGTGATGATGAGAATACGTTGGACTATATAGAGGCTGAGATGTCAAAACGAGGCGTTACCCAAGAGCTGATCGATGAAACGCGATCGGCGACCGAAAGACAAATGCTGAGGGATCTAATGGAGGTATCGAAAAGTTTTGGTGATCTGGAGCAACCCGATGAGCATGGTGCAACACCG cttCATATAGCGTCAGCCAATGGCTATATGAAAGTGGTGGAATTCCTTTTGGAACAACATGTAAATGTGGATGCCTTAGATAAAGATATGTGGTCTCCAGTACATGCGGCAGCATGTTGGGGTCAT CTGGAAGTCTTGGAAATGTTAGCCCAATATGGTGCCGatttaaatatcaaaaataaGGATGATGAAACTCCATCAG ACATTTGTGAGGATCCGGAAATACGGGAACGCATAGAGCAATTGAAAACGGAACAGGAAAGTAAACGTTTGGCAGAGGCCCAACGGAGGCGAGTAAGAAGATCTCAAAGTAATAATACAAG AGCACAATCGGTACGACGCACATCCTTACGCGACAAAACGCTAACAACCAAAAAAGATGCAGCCGAAGAAACTCGTCTACGTTTACAGGCCCAAGATGTCTTTGCCGTGCCCACACCCGATAGCACAACTCTAGATCCCAATGGACCAAACGAACATGGTCTAGACTCGACAGCTGAATGGTTGGCCAGATCATCGGTCACCTCAACGCATTCACATCATAATCACAGTGGCAGTGGCAGCAGCATTACTAACAATAATACCTTAAAAATGAATAATAACCATAGAAATTCCTATGATCCTAGTCTTCCAGCAGATATGGTCGATTCAACGACAGCAACACCATCATCCTCCTCCACCTCCACCACCACCATGGCAACGCAATATCAACATTCGCAACATTCCTATCAGCCACGACGACCACCAGAGGGTCGTGAAAATGATGAATTACAAATGCAAGCATTTAAAACCAATGGTGAAAAACATTCCACAGGTGGTGGGGGTGGCAATACAACGACCACAGCAACATCCGCAGCTGTGATAGCAGCAACAACGAGAACAACAGGTCAAACGGAAGCTGTACAAATACAATCCAGTAAAGAGGCGGCTAATGGCAAAATAAATGTTCAAGTTACAGTTTTAGTGG ATACATCCTCAAAACATCATCTGCAgcatcagcagcagcaacaaccccAACCGCAATTGCATCATCATCAAAATCATAATCAACAACAGCATCTGCATATGCAGCTACATGGTCATGGCCTTcataatcaacaacaacaacagcaacacccACAGTTACAACATTTAATGGATCCATCTGCTGCTGCTTCGTCCTCCTCGCCGTCCTCTCCATCCACATCCTTAAATCCCCAATATTTGGCAAATGCCACAACATTAGCCAATTTGAAAAAGCAACGTTCTCTTTCCCGCTCTAGTATTTTTAATAATTGCGAAAATGGTTCTGTTTTAGGAGCTGCCAATACTACCAGCCacagtcatcatcatcatcagccagCCACTTCCGCCTCCTCctctaacaacaacaataataatttaaataataacaatttggaTCATCAGGTGAATAACCAACAACTTCTAGCCAACAATGGTGGTCTACAGCATCCCGCATCTTTAATTGATTACAATGGTCTAACAATGCACGATTCATCATTGCCAAATGATAGTATTGCAGGAGGAGGTGGAGCTCACAATGCATCGGTGGTAGCATCAAGTGGTACCAGCTCTGGTGGTGTAAATAAATTTAGTGGCATTACTGGTGATGTAGTCAGTGACAGTACCAGTTCCAAGAAATGTTGTACTGTGATGTAA